CGACCTGACCGACCTCCCGACCACGCTGCAGACCTTCCTGACCGCTCATGCCGCCCGCGACGTCGGGGCGGCTCTCGCGACGTTCACCGTGGATGCAGTCGTCACCGACCAGGGGGACGTCTACACGGGCACCGACCGTGTGCGGCACTTCCTGGGCTCCGCAGGCAGCGAGTTCACCTACACCACCCAGCTGCTCGCCGCCCGCGGGAGCGCGGACAGGTGGGTGCTCACCCAGCGACTCGAGGGGGACTTCCCCGGTGGGGTGGCCGACCTCGAGTACGCCTTCACCCTGCGCGGCGCTCTGATCTGCCACCTGAGCATCGGGTGACCGGTCAGTCCAGGCGCTCGACCAGCGCGTGCCCCAGCGCGGTGCCCGACAGCCAGGCGCCCTCGACGCGGGGCTTCTCGGACCACGAGTCCCCGCACGCGGCGACGCCGGTGTCGGTGAGGAGGTAGCGCTCGGGTCGCCCGGTGACGGGCTTGGCGAAGGTCCAGCGGTGGACGGTGGTGTGGACCGGGTCGAGCGTGGGGCCGACGTACCGGGTCAGGGCCTCGAGCATCGCCGGGCCGCCGCCCGGTGGGTCGGCGAGGTGCGGCTGCGCGTGCGCGTCGGTGGAGTGGGCGACCAGGACCGGCGCGGCGTCGCAGCGCCGGCGCCCGTCGTCGGCGATCCAGCCCAGCACCGGGTAGTCGTTGACGAACAGCCCGTCCGGCAGCTCCTCCCAGCAACGCTCGGGGTAGACCGCGGTCAGTGCCAGCACCGCCTCGTACGCCGCCGTCAGGCCCGCGGCCGCGGCCGGGTGGGCCGCGTGGTCGACGAGCCGGGCCGCCTGCGGGTCCGGCATCGCCAGCACCACCGCCCGCGCCGGACGACCGTCCACGGTGGGCAGGCCGTCCTCGGCCGAGACCCGCTGCACCTCGGTGGTCCCGCGCACCGGCAGGTCCACGGCCAGTGCCTCGACCAGCGAGCGGATGCCGCCGGGCGTGCCCCAGCGCACCGGGCCGGTCGTCGTCGATCGGTCATCGCCGCGACCGGACACGACCCCGAAGGTGTCGGTCCACTCCCGCGCCAGCCCCGCCTCGGCCCACCCCGCCACGACCTGCTCGAAGGCCGGGTCGGAGACGGTGAAGTACGACGCCCCGATGTCGGCCGGCCGACCCTCGTGACGGCGCGAGGCCATCCGCCCGCCCGCCCGGCGGCCCCGGTCGACCAGCTCGACGGGGATGCCCGCCGCGGTGAGCACACGGGCGCAGGCGACGCCGGAGATCCCGGCGCCGACGATCATCACGGGCAGGCGAGGAGACTCCACGTGACGAGCCTGGCAGGTCGGTGACGGCGTGGGTCCACCCTGTTGTCGGTGCTCGCTCCTACGGTCGTGGCATGCGCCTGCTCCACACCTCCGACTGGCACCTGGGCCGGTCGTTCCACCGGGAGGGGATGCTGGCGCACCAGGCGGCGTACGTCGACCACCTGCTCGAGGTCGTCGAGCGTGAGTGCGTCGACGTGGTGCTGGTGGCCGGCGACGTCTACGACCGGGCGTTGCCGCCGGTCGACGCCGTGGCCCTGGCCGACGAGGCCCTCGCCCGGCTCGCCGCGTCCCGCGCACGCGTCGTGGTGACCAGCGGCAACCACGACTCCGCTCGCCGGCTCGGGTTCAGCGCCCGACTCATCGATAGCGCCGGGGTCCACCTGCGCACTGACCCGGCCGGCGTCGGCACCCCGGTCCTGCTGGAGGACCAGCACGGTCCCGTCGCGATCCACGGCCTGCCCTACCTCGACCCCGAGTCGCTCCGCGAGCCGTGGGCGCTGACCGAGCGCAGCCACGAGGCGACGCTCACCGAGGCCATGCGACGGGTCCGCGCCGACCTCGACACCCGCCGCGGCACCCGCTCGGTCGTGATGGCGCACGCGTTCGTCGGCGGGGGCGCCCGCCCCGAGGAGAGCGACTCCGAGCGCGACATCTCCGTGGGTGGCGTCTCGCTGGTGCCGGTGCCGGTCTTCGACGGCGTCGACTACGTCGCCCTGGGGCACCTGCACGGGCGCCACGTGCTCAGCGAGCGCGTGCACTACTCGGGGTCCCCCCTGGCCTACTCGTTCTCCGAGGCCGACCACCGCAAGGGCTCGTGGCTGGTCGACCTGGCCGCCGACGGCTCGGTGCGCACCGAGTTCGTCGAGGCCCCGGTGCCCCGTCGGCTGGCGCGGCTGCGGGGCAGCCTGGAGGAGCTCCTCACCGAGGCCAGGCACGCCGAGCACGAGGACTCCTGGCTCCAGGTCACCCTCACCGACACCGACCGACCGGCCCAGGCCATGGAGCGGCTGCGCCGGCGCTTCCCGCACACCCTGGTGCTGGGCTTCGACGCGCCGCTGCCGAGCGTCGGCGGCCTGCCCGCCACGCGCACGTCCGGTCGCAGCGACCACGACGTGGTGACGGAGTTCTTCGCCACCCTGCGCGGGCGCCCGCCGGCCGACGACGAGTCCGCGCTGCTGCGTCGGGCCGTCGACGCGTGCTGCGAGGACGACGACCTCGCCCGCGAGCAGCGCACCACCTCCGCAGGAGCGGCGCGATGAGGCTGCACCGCCTGGAGGTCACCGCCTTCGGCCCGTTCCCCGAGACGGTGGAGGTCGACCTCGACGCGCTCTCCGACGCCGGGCTCTTCCTGCTCACCGGCCCGACAGGCGCGGGCAAGACCAGCGTCCTCGACGCCGTCTGCTTCGCCCTGTACGGCGACGTCCCGGGCGACCGGGGGTCGGCCAAGCGGCTGCGGGCCGACCAGGCGGCCCCCGGCGTCCGGCCCCGCGTCGAGCTCGAGCTGAGCGTGGCCGGTCGACGACTGCGGCTGGTCCGCACCCCGGCCTGGGAGCGCGAGAAGCTCCGCGGCACCGGCACGACCACCGAGCAGGCCTCCGTCGTGCTGGCCGAGCGACTGCCCGACGGGGAGTGGCGCACGCTCTCGACCCGGCTCGACGAGACCGGCCACCTCGTCGGCGACCTGCTCGGGATGACGCTGACCCAGTTCACCCAGGTCGCGATGCTGCCGCAGGGACGCTTCCAGGCCTTCCTGCGCGCCAAGTCCGAGGACCGCCACAAGCTCCTGCAGCAGCTCTTCCGCACCGGTCGCTTCGAGGACGTCGAGGCCTGGCTGCGCGAGCACCGCTCCGGTCTGCGCCGCGAGTCCACCCGGCTCCAGCAGGTGGTGGCCGACCTCGTCAGCCGGGTCAGCGAGACCGCGGACGCCCAGCCCCCCGAGCCCGACTCCTGGGAGGACTCCCTGCTGGCCTGGGCCGGCGGGCTCCACACCACCGCCGTCACCGACCGTGATCACTCCGCCTCCCAGCGCGCCACCGCGGAGACCGGCGAGGCCCGGGCACGCGAGGCGCTGGAGCGCGCCCGCGCCGCCCACGACCAGCACCGGCGCTGGTCCCGCGCCCGCACCGAGCGTGCCGCGCTGCTTGCTCGCGGCGACGAGCACGCACGCCAGGAGACGGCGCTCGCCGACGCCCGGCGGGCGGTCCCCGTCGTGCTCGCCGACCGCCGGCACCGCGAGGCGGGCGCGGCGCTCGACCGGCTCGCGCGCCGGGTCACGACCCTGCGCGCGGAGCTGCCGGTGGCCCTGCCCGACGAGCAGCTCGCACCGCACGAGGAGGCCCTGCTGCTCGCTGCGGGCAGGGTGCGTGAGGCACTCCCCCGCCTCGCGGAGCTCGAGGAGATCGAGGGGCGCCTCCCCGAGCAGGCCGACGCCCGCCGGCAGGCCCGCGCCCGGGTGGAGGCCTGCGCTGCCGACGTCGCCGAGGCACCCGACCGGCTGCGCGCGGCCCGCGACCGGCTCCTCGCCGTCCAGGCAGAGGCCGCTGCTCTGCCCGCCCACGAGGCCGGCCTCGTTTCGGTGCGCGAGGCGATCGCCGCCGCCGTCGAGGCCCGGTCCGTCGAGGCCGAGCTGGCTTCCGCCCGGGCCGAGCACCTCGCCGCCCGCGAGGTCACGGTCGCGACGCACGAGCGCCTGCTCGCGGTGCGCGAGGCGCGGATCGAGTCGATGGCCTCCGAGCTGGCGGGGGCGCTGGCCGTGGGCGGCTGCTGCCCCGTGTGCGGCTCCCACGAGCACCCCGCCAAGGCGCAGCCCGGGCCCGATGCCACCGACGCCGCCGCCGAGAAGGACGCCCAGCGCCGGCTCGACGACGCCAAGACCGAGGAGCACCTGCGCGCCGAGCACGTGCGCGACCTCGAGACCAGGCTGGCCCTGCTGCGCGACCGGGCCGGCGACACCGACCCCGACCGCTCCGGGGACGAGCTGACCCGGCTCGAGACCGCCTGCCGCCGGAGCCGAGCGGCCGCCGAGCAGGCCCCCCGCGCCGCCGCGGCGCTCACCCGCGCCGAGCAGGCCGCCGCCGACGCCGGCGCCGCGCTCGACCGGGCCCGGGCCCACCTCGTCGAGGTCGAGCAGCAGCACGCCACCGCCGTACGTGACGCCGACCGGCTGGAGGCCGAGGTAGCCGCCGCCGGCAGCCTGGCCCGACACGCCCTGGCCGGTGGCGACCCCGACGACCTCGACCCGGCCGAGCCCGAGCTGCCGCTGGACGGACGTCCCGACCTGGGCGCGCTGGAGCCGGCGCTGACCCGCCGGTTGACCGTCGTGCGCACGCTGCGCGACCTCACCCACGAGCACGCCGCCGCCGAGACCGCCGTCCGCGAGGCATGGGCCGGGTGCGAGGAGGCCGTCTCCGAGGCCGGCTTCGACGACCTCGACGCCGCGCTGGCCGCCGCCGTTCCCGCCGAGGAGCAGGAGCGGCTCGCGACCGCGGTCGAGGCGCACCGCACGCGGCTGGCAGCGGTGAGCGAGGTCCTCTCCGACGCCCCCGACCCCGACTCCGAGGAGCCCCTGCCCGACCTCGACACCCTGACCGCCCAGCACGCGAGCGCCCAGGAGCTGCTGGGTGCGGCCCATACCCGCGCCACGACGCTGCGGGTGCGGGCCGAGCGGCTCGGGGCGCTGGTGACCGAGCTGACCGCTGCGCTGGAGGAGTGGGCACCGGTGCAGGAGCAGCTGCGCCTGGCGACCTCGGTCTCGTCGTTCGTCGACGGCCGCTCCGCGGACAACCCGCTGCAGATGCGTCTGTCGGCCTACGTCCTGGCCTGGCGGCTCTCCCAGGTGGTCGCCGCCGCCAACGAGCGACTCGCCCGGATGAGCGACCAGCGCTACTCCCTCGAGCACACCGGCCGCCGCGGCGCCGGCGAGACCCGCGGCGGGCTGAGCCTGCTGGTGCGTGACGACTGGTCCGGCGAGAGCCGCGACCCGGTCACGCTGTCGGGTGGGGAGACGTTCGTCGTCTCGCTGGCGCTGGCGCTGGGCCTGGCCGACGTCATCGCTCAGGAGGCAGGCGGCACGGAGCTCGACACCCTCTTCGTCGACGAGGGCTTCGGGTCGCTGGACCCCGAGACCCTCGAGGACGTCATGGACACCCTCGACTCCCTGCGCGAGGGCGGACGCGTGGTCGGCGTGGTCAGCCACGTGAGCGAGATGCGCGACCGGATCCCCGTCCAGCTGCACGTCACCAAGGGCCGCAGCGGGTCGAGCGTGCGGCTCTCACGCGGCGTGTAGGTTGCGGCCATGAGCCGCCCCGAGGTCGATCCGACCTTCCTCGCGCTCCCCTTCCGCCACCTCGGCGAGGTCGCCCTCGCCCGGGCCACGGAGCTGGGCGCCACCCACGCCGACTTCCGCTTCGAGCGCGTGCGCTACCAGCACCTGCGCGCCCGCGACGAGGTCCTGCAGTCCGCCTCCGACGTCGAGGACCTCGGCTTCGCGGTCCGCGTCATCCACTGCGGCGCCTGGGGGTTCGCCTCCGGCGTCGTGCTCAGTCCAGACGAGGCCCGCCGGGTCGCGGAGACCGCGATCGCCGTCGCCGAGGTCGCCGCGACGATGACGACCACGCCGGTCGAGATCGCCCCCGAGCCGGTCCACGCCGATGTCACCTGGGTCTCGGCGTACGACGTGAACCCGCTCGAGGTCGCCACCGCCGACAAGGCCGCGGTCCTCACCGACTGGACCCGTCGGCTGCGCACCGGCGCCGCCGTCGACCACGCCACCGCCTTCGTGATGGCCGTGCAGGAGAACAAGTACTACGTCGACACCGCCGGCACCTCCACCACCCAGCAGCGGGTGCGCATGCAGCCGGGCTTCGAGGCGATGGGCACCGGTGCCGACACCTTCGACTCGATGGCCTCGATCGCCCCGCCCGTGGGCCGGGGCTGGGAGTACGTCGCCGGCAGCACCGCCCAGGGCGCCTGGGACTGGGACGCCGAGCTCGCCGAGGTCCCCGAGCTGCTCGCCGAGAAGCTCAAGGCCCCCAGCGTCGAGCCCGGCTCCTACGACCTGGTCATCCACCCCTCCAACCTGTGGCTGACCATCCACGAGTCGATCGGTCACGCCACCGAGCTCGACCGCGCGCTGGGCTACGAGGCCAACTACGCCGGCACCTCCTTCGCCACCTACGACAAGCTCGGCTCCCTGCAGTACGGCACCCCGGTCATGAACGTCACCGGTGACCGCACTCACCCGCACGGCCTGGCCACCGTCGGCTACGACGACGAGGGTGTGGAGGCCCAGTCGTGGGACATCGTCCGCGACGGGGTGCTCGTCGGCTACCAGCTCGACCGGCCGATG
This genomic window from Nocardioides marinus contains:
- a CDS encoding nuclear transport factor 2 family protein, with translation MDTMTGRPDLTDLPTTLQTFLTAHAARDVGAALATFTVDAVVTDQGDVYTGTDRVRHFLGSAGSEFTYTTQLLAARGSADRWVLTQRLEGDFPGGVADLEYAFTLRGALICHLSIG
- a CDS encoding FAD-dependent oxidoreductase encodes the protein MESPRLPVMIVGAGISGVACARVLTAAGIPVELVDRGRRAGGRMASRRHEGRPADIGASYFTVSDPAFEQVVAGWAEAGLAREWTDTFGVVSGRGDDRSTTTGPVRWGTPGGIRSLVEALAVDLPVRGTTEVQRVSAEDGLPTVDGRPARAVVLAMPDPQAARLVDHAAHPAAAAGLTAAYEAVLALTAVYPERCWEELPDGLFVNDYPVLGWIADDGRRRCDAAPVLVAHSTDAHAQPHLADPPGGGPAMLEALTRYVGPTLDPVHTTVHRWTFAKPVTGRPERYLLTDTGVAACGDSWSEKPRVEGAWLSGTALGHALVERLD
- a CDS encoding exonuclease SbcCD subunit D; translated protein: MRLLHTSDWHLGRSFHREGMLAHQAAYVDHLLEVVERECVDVVLVAGDVYDRALPPVDAVALADEALARLAASRARVVVTSGNHDSARRLGFSARLIDSAGVHLRTDPAGVGTPVLLEDQHGPVAIHGLPYLDPESLREPWALTERSHEATLTEAMRRVRADLDTRRGTRSVVMAHAFVGGGARPEESDSERDISVGGVSLVPVPVFDGVDYVALGHLHGRHVLSERVHYSGSPLAYSFSEADHRKGSWLVDLAADGSVRTEFVEAPVPRRLARLRGSLEELLTEARHAEHEDSWLQVTLTDTDRPAQAMERLRRRFPHTLVLGFDAPLPSVGGLPATRTSGRSDHDVVTEFFATLRGRPPADDESALLRRAVDACCEDDDLAREQRTTSAGAAR
- a CDS encoding AAA family ATPase, giving the protein MRLHRLEVTAFGPFPETVEVDLDALSDAGLFLLTGPTGAGKTSVLDAVCFALYGDVPGDRGSAKRLRADQAAPGVRPRVELELSVAGRRLRLVRTPAWEREKLRGTGTTTEQASVVLAERLPDGEWRTLSTRLDETGHLVGDLLGMTLTQFTQVAMLPQGRFQAFLRAKSEDRHKLLQQLFRTGRFEDVEAWLREHRSGLRRESTRLQQVVADLVSRVSETADAQPPEPDSWEDSLLAWAGGLHTTAVTDRDHSASQRATAETGEARAREALERARAAHDQHRRWSRARTERAALLARGDEHARQETALADARRAVPVVLADRRHREAGAALDRLARRVTTLRAELPVALPDEQLAPHEEALLLAAGRVREALPRLAELEEIEGRLPEQADARRQARARVEACAADVAEAPDRLRAARDRLLAVQAEAAALPAHEAGLVSVREAIAAAVEARSVEAELASARAEHLAAREVTVATHERLLAVREARIESMASELAGALAVGGCCPVCGSHEHPAKAQPGPDATDAAAEKDAQRRLDDAKTEEHLRAEHVRDLETRLALLRDRAGDTDPDRSGDELTRLETACRRSRAAAEQAPRAAAALTRAEQAAADAGAALDRARAHLVEVEQQHATAVRDADRLEAEVAAAGSLARHALAGGDPDDLDPAEPELPLDGRPDLGALEPALTRRLTVVRTLRDLTHEHAAAETAVREAWAGCEEAVSEAGFDDLDAALAAAVPAEEQERLATAVEAHRTRLAAVSEVLSDAPDPDSEEPLPDLDTLTAQHASAQELLGAAHTRATTLRVRAERLGALVTELTAALEEWAPVQEQLRLATSVSSFVDGRSADNPLQMRLSAYVLAWRLSQVVAAANERLARMSDQRYSLEHTGRRGAGETRGGLSLLVRDDWSGESRDPVTLSGGETFVVSLALALGLADVIAQEAGGTELDTLFVDEGFGSLDPETLEDVMDTLDSLREGGRVVGVVSHVSEMRDRIPVQLHVTKGRSGSSVRLSRGV
- a CDS encoding TldD/PmbA family protein — encoded protein: MSRPEVDPTFLALPFRHLGEVALARATELGATHADFRFERVRYQHLRARDEVLQSASDVEDLGFAVRVIHCGAWGFASGVVLSPDEARRVAETAIAVAEVAATMTTTPVEIAPEPVHADVTWVSAYDVNPLEVATADKAAVLTDWTRRLRTGAAVDHATAFVMAVQENKYYVDTAGTSTTQQRVRMQPGFEAMGTGADTFDSMASIAPPVGRGWEYVAGSTAQGAWDWDAELAEVPELLAEKLKAPSVEPGSYDLVIHPSNLWLTIHESIGHATELDRALGYEANYAGTSFATYDKLGSLQYGTPVMNVTGDRTHPHGLATVGYDDEGVEAQSWDIVRDGVLVGYQLDRPMAAMKPELAGPDHPQGRSNGCAYADSPGHIPIQRMANVSLQPAADGPGTDELIGRVERGLYVVGDKSWSIDMQRFNFQFTGQRFYAIRDGELTGQVRDVAYQATTTDFWGSMEAVGGPQTWVLGGAFNCGKAQPGQVAAVSHGCPTALFRGVNILNTTQEGGQ